The genomic region GTCCGGTGCGGATGGCTCGCGTCAATGCTGCCGAAATCAAATCGGTTTTCACTAACATAGGACTATAAGCGCGTAGGCATACACTTCCGTGTAGTAAGCGTGTTTTTTGTGGCGTAGTATCTCAGCGACGCAGTGGCTCGAAGAACGTCCAAATCACAGTGGTCGCATCAAGTGCTTGGCCCGGTTCGTCGCCGCGCCAGCTGCCCTTACGTCCGCCGGGCCAGGCATGACCCAGTTCTCGAACAAAATAGAACTGCAGCGAAACGTCGGGCGGGCAAGCATAGCGACCGTGTTGAAACAGCGGCGTATTGCTGACGTTAACTGTGGCGGCGCAAGCGTTGGCTTTGGCCCAAAACTCGGCCTGCGCCATCGCCGGCAATGCCGGCGTGCCATCCCAGGCATCGGGAAAACGGCCGCCGGGCGCACCGCCATCAAACGGCACCGATTGATCCTGCATGCCGTTAATGATCAATGCGGACACCGGCGTTGCCGGCAAGCGTTCATCACCAAACAGCGTCGCCACTACCGGTGCTATCGCGGTGATGTCATCGGCCAGCTCAAAGCCCAATCGATGCGCCATCATGCCGCCATTGGAAATGCCGGTCACGTAAACGCGTTGTGCATCAATCGGATATTGCGTTTTCAATGCCAGCAACAAAGCGCGAATAAAACCGACATCATCACTGCGTTGCTGCATCGCCGGGCCGCAGCAATGACCGGCATTCCAGGTCAGTAACTTATGATCAAAGCGGCCGCGCCCTTCCGGGTAAACAACGATGAATCGTTCGCGTTGCGCCAGCGCGGTAAAGCCGGTCATGCGCTCAATGTTCTCCGCATTGCCGCCACCGCCGTGCAATACCAACACCAGCGGTAGTTTCTCGGTACCAACAAGTGACGCCGGTGCTCGCACCAAGGCATAACGCTCCACCCCCTGATGTTGAATCTTAAAATATTCCGACGCTGCGACTGTCTGCATAAACAACACCAGCAACGCGCTCATAACCATACTTAGCCACATCGCACTCACCGACTTAGCTTTTGCCAATTGAATTGGCATAACGTTCAACCCGCGACTTCGTTGACATCGCCCATCAATGATCGAGTACCGGTAGTTTCTTGGCGGCGCAGAAAGGCGCAACTGGCTCACAGATTTTCAAATTCATCTTAAAAATTTGCCGGCATAACCCGGCGAGAAATTGCTTCGTCGTCTTGACGCATTTCTTCGCAAACAGAGAATAATCATCCCAATCCCATACTGACTAAAACAGCGCACAAAAGCTGCTGCGATACCCACGTCACAAATTACCTTCATTAGCGCGGCAGCCCCGGCATTTTCGCTTTCGCGATGCTGTGCTATTTATTCACCGACAGCAAGGATCCGGAGCCTGCTGGCA from Permianibacter aggregans harbors:
- a CDS encoding alpha/beta hydrolase family esterase; the encoded protein is MQTVAASEYFKIQHQGVERYALVRAPASLVGTEKLPLVLVLHGGGGNAENIERMTGFTALAQRERFIVVYPEGRGRFDHKLLTWNAGHCCGPAMQQRSDDVGFIRALLLALKTQYPIDAQRVYVTGISNGGMMAHRLGFELADDITAIAPVVATLFGDERLPATPVSALIINGMQDQSVPFDGGAPGGRFPDAWDGTPALPAMAQAEFWAKANACAATVNVSNTPLFQHGRYACPPDVSLQFYFVRELGHAWPGGRKGSWRGDEPGQALDATTVIWTFFEPLRR